From the genome of Pungitius pungitius chromosome 21, fPunPun2.1, whole genome shotgun sequence, one region includes:
- the LOC119212769 gene encoding RNA-binding protein with serine-rich domain 1-like, whose amino-acid sequence MAPSPTKRKEDDKSKPRGKDKSGAPKEGADKDRGRDKNRTRRNASSGSSSSSSSSSSSSSSGSSSSASSHSGSSSSRSSSSSSSSSPSPSRQRHNNRRRSRSKSKSAKKDERERRRRSPTPKPTKVYLGRLTRNVIKEHIQEIFSTYGKIKMIDMPVNRIYPHLSKGYAYVEFETHGEAEKALKHMDGGQIDGQEITVTAVLTPTVRPPPRRMSPPRRMPPPPPMWRRTPPRMRRRSRSPRRRSPVRRRSRSPGRRRHRSRSSSNSSR is encoded by the exons GGCGCCATCCCCAacgaagaggaaggaggacgaCAAGAGTAAGCCGCGAGGCAAGGACAAGTCAGGGGCCCCGAAGGAAGGAGCCGACAAGGACCGCGGCCGAGACAAGAACCGCACGAGGCGCAATGCTTCCAGCGGGAGCAGCAG ctccagcagcagctcgagCTCGAGCTCCTCCAGTGGCTCCAGTTCCTCTGCCTCCAGCCACTCGGGCTCATCCAGCtcccgctcctcttcctcctcctcgtcatcctcaCCGAGCCCCAGCCGCCAGCGCCACAACAACAGACGGCGCTCCCGCTCAAA GTCCAAGTCCGCTaagaaggatgaaagggagcGACGGCGTCGGAGCCCCACACCCAAACCCACCAAGGTCTACCTGGGCCGGCTGACCAGAAATGTTATCAAG GAACACATCCAGGAGATTTTCTCCACTTACGGCAAGATCAAGATGATTGACATGCCAGTGAACCGCATCTACCCTCACCTGTCCAAAGGCTACGCCTACGTGGAGTTTGAGACCCACGGGGAGGCGGAGAAGGCCCTGAAACACATGGACGGAG GTCAGATCGACGGTCAGGAGATCACGGTCACAGCTGTGCTGACTCCCACAGTGCGCCCTCCCCCACGCAGGATGTCGCCTCCCCGCAGGATGCCCCCTCCGCCACCAATGTGGCGACGCACGCCACCTCGTATGAGGAGGAG ATCTCGGTCTCCGCGGCGACGCTCTCCGGTCCGTCGCAGGTCCCGTTCGCCCGGCCGCCGCCGGCACCGCTCTCGCTCCAGTTCCAACTCCTCCCGCTAG
- the LOC119212770 gene encoding cytochrome c oxidase assembly protein COX19, whose translation MSTAMNFGSKSFKPRAPDKGAFPLDHFGECKAFKETFMKCLRDKDFDNSQCRLQSKDYLECRMENQLMAREPLTKLGFKDLMEPPPSQADGDAKS comes from the exons ATGTCCACCGCCATGAATTTCGGGTCGAAGAGTTTTAAACCTCGGGCTCCCGATAAAGGCGCGTTCCCTCTGGATCATTTCG GCGAGTGTAAGGCCTTTAAGGAGACGTTCATGAAATGCTTGAGGGACAAAGACTTTGACAACTCCCAGTGCCGCCTGCAGTCCAAAGACTACCTGGAATGCCGCATGGAGAA TCAGCTGATGGCCAGGGAGCCTCTGACCAAACTGGGGTTCAAAGACCTGATGGAGCCTCCTCCCAGCCAAGCAGATGGAGACGCTAAATCCtga